A section of the Pimelobacter simplex genome encodes:
- the tsaE gene encoding tRNA (adenosine(37)-N6)-threonylcarbamoyltransferase complex ATPase subunit type 1 TsaE: METTRVGPEAAADVLAVVRAAFAARPALDPPTEALAETEESIAAMLAPGGGLLVRADGKPVGAVVLDPVGDAVYLRRFGIDPAAQGRGFARELVRAGLRAAGRAGATRAVILAREELPRTVGFWRDMGFVQTARHAPYVEMARPVPVAVDVPSAESMRDLGRRVAGHLRAGDVLVLSGELGAGKTTFTQGLGEGLGVRGGITSPTFVIARVHPSLSDGPALVHVDAYRLGGQAELDDLDLDTDLDEAVTVVEWGTGVAESLSDDRLEIRIARATARTDVDPEADPRVVELDPVGLRWLGVVLADLG, translated from the coding sequence GTGGAGACCACGCGCGTCGGCCCCGAGGCCGCCGCCGACGTCCTGGCCGTCGTCCGGGCCGCGTTCGCCGCGCGCCCCGCGCTCGACCCGCCCACCGAGGCACTCGCCGAGACCGAGGAGTCGATCGCCGCGATGCTGGCGCCCGGCGGCGGACTGCTCGTGCGCGCCGACGGCAAGCCGGTCGGCGCGGTCGTCCTCGACCCCGTCGGCGACGCGGTCTACCTGCGCCGCTTCGGCATCGACCCTGCCGCCCAGGGCCGCGGCTTCGCGCGCGAGCTGGTCCGGGCCGGGCTGCGCGCGGCCGGCCGGGCGGGCGCGACCAGGGCGGTGATCCTGGCGCGCGAGGAGCTGCCGCGCACCGTGGGCTTCTGGCGCGACATGGGCTTCGTGCAGACGGCCCGCCACGCGCCGTACGTCGAGATGGCGCGGCCGGTCCCGGTCGCCGTCGACGTCCCCAGCGCCGAGTCCATGCGCGACCTGGGCCGCCGGGTCGCGGGCCACCTGCGCGCGGGCGACGTGCTCGTCCTCAGCGGTGAGCTCGGGGCCGGCAAGACCACCTTCACCCAGGGCCTCGGCGAGGGCCTGGGCGTGCGCGGCGGGATCACCTCGCCGACGTTCGTCATCGCCCGGGTGCACCCCTCCCTCAGCGACGGACCGGCGCTCGTCCACGTCGACGCCTACCGCCTCGGCGGTCAGGCCGAGCTCGACGACCTCGACCTCGACACCGACCTCGACGAGGCCGTCACCGTCGTGGAGTGGGGGACCGGCGTCGCCGAGAGCCTCTCCGACGACCGGCTCGAGATCCGGATCGCCCGGGCCACCGCGCGCACCGACGTCGATCCCGAGGCCGATCCGCGCGTCGTCGAGCTCGACCCCGTCGGCCTGCGCTGGCTCGGCGTGGTCCTGGCCGACCTGGGCTGA
- a CDS encoding glycoside hydrolase family 16 protein encodes MGGLKAALTALICAGALFAPVTAETAGAAPERPERPVLTKPVARSSTVVFAGRTRARAVVRLQERRRASWATVAQRRATKKGTFKIVLARPATARTYRVKAAGRVSHKRNVAPAVVPTPERAPVDTCGSRPKRAEGGYYACSFYDEFDGDALDRSRWMVQQTSFSGMYGGSKGCYVDNERTVRVSGGLLRLTSTILPTEFLCRSPYGSFTTNAEVSTVATRSKFTQTYGRFEARLKMPAESGIAGSHSAFWLYPQDQAYGRWPGSGEVDIAEWFSGLPANVYPSVHYAGENTQLSSGYSCRMPTASTAFHNYAVEWTPKIMRFYYDGRLCYSHRWTPTGMTGAQPFDKPFYLVLTQVWGLGWNTRTDKMPDTSTLVVDWVKAWS; translated from the coding sequence ATGGGGGGACTGAAGGCCGCGCTGACGGCACTGATCTGCGCGGGTGCGCTGTTCGCGCCCGTCACCGCCGAGACGGCGGGTGCCGCGCCGGAGCGCCCTGAGCGCCCCGTGCTGACGAAGCCGGTGGCGCGCAGCTCCACGGTCGTCTTCGCCGGCCGTACCCGCGCCCGGGCCGTCGTCCGGCTGCAGGAGCGGCGGCGCGCGAGCTGGGCCACCGTCGCCCAGCGCCGGGCGACCAAGAAGGGCACGTTCAAGATCGTCCTCGCCCGCCCCGCGACGGCCCGCACCTACCGGGTCAAGGCGGCCGGCCGGGTGAGCCACAAGCGCAACGTGGCGCCCGCCGTCGTACCGACGCCCGAGCGCGCCCCGGTCGACACCTGCGGCAGCCGCCCCAAGCGCGCCGAGGGCGGCTACTACGCGTGCAGCTTCTACGACGAGTTCGACGGCGACGCGCTCGACCGCAGCCGGTGGATGGTCCAGCAGACCTCCTTCAGCGGCATGTACGGCGGCAGCAAGGGCTGCTACGTCGACAACGAGCGCACGGTCCGGGTCAGCGGCGGCCTGCTGCGGCTGACGTCCACGATCCTGCCGACGGAGTTCCTCTGCCGCAGCCCCTACGGGTCGTTCACGACCAACGCCGAGGTCTCCACGGTCGCCACCCGCTCGAAGTTCACCCAGACCTACGGGCGTTTCGAGGCCCGGCTCAAGATGCCCGCCGAGTCGGGGATCGCCGGTTCGCACTCCGCGTTCTGGCTCTACCCGCAGGACCAGGCGTACGGCCGCTGGCCCGGCTCGGGCGAGGTCGACATCGCCGAGTGGTTCAGCGGGCTGCCGGCCAACGTCTACCCGTCGGTGCACTACGCCGGCGAGAACACCCAGCTCAGCTCGGGGTACTCCTGCCGGATGCCCACGGCGAGCACGGCCTTCCACAACTACGCGGTCGAGTGGACGCCCAAGATCATGCGCTTCTACTACGACGGCCGGCTCTGCTACAGCCACCGCTGGACGCCGACCGGGATGACCGGCGCGCAGCCGTTCGACAAGCCGTTCTACCTGGTCCTCACCCAGGTGTGGGGCCTGGGCTGGAACACCCGCACCGACAAGATGCCCGACACCTCGACGCTCGTCGTCGACTGGGTCAAGGCCTGGTCCTGA
- the tsaB gene encoding tRNA (adenosine(37)-N6)-threonylcarbamoyltransferase complex dimerization subunit type 1 TsaB, with translation MLLAFDTASPTVTVALHDGTDVVAEATATSSMRHGEQLAPLIAQVLAEVGASPDDLTGIAVGVGPGPFTGLRVGLVTARTMAHVLDVPVHGVCSLDPLALEAVETGAVDGDFLVATDARRKEVYLASYDAGAVRQDEPVVDRPAALASDRPVVGEGATLYPEAFPESRGPQRPSAAWLARGVVAGRFAVLAPEPLYLRRPDAEIPRAPKAVLADEPSPR, from the coding sequence GTGCTGCTCGCGTTCGACACCGCCTCCCCGACGGTCACCGTCGCCCTTCACGACGGCACGGACGTCGTCGCCGAGGCGACGGCCACCAGCAGCATGCGCCACGGGGAGCAGCTCGCGCCGCTCATCGCCCAGGTGCTCGCCGAGGTGGGCGCGAGCCCGGACGACCTGACCGGCATCGCCGTCGGCGTCGGCCCCGGCCCGTTCACCGGGCTGCGGGTCGGGCTGGTCACCGCGCGGACCATGGCGCACGTGCTCGACGTCCCCGTGCACGGGGTCTGCTCGCTCGACCCGCTCGCGCTCGAGGCGGTCGAGACCGGCGCCGTGGACGGCGACTTCCTGGTCGCGACGGACGCCCGGCGCAAGGAGGTCTACCTCGCGTCGTACGACGCCGGGGCGGTGCGCCAGGACGAGCCGGTCGTCGATCGGCCGGCCGCCCTCGCCAGCGACCGCCCGGTCGTGGGGGAGGGCGCGACCCTCTACCCCGAGGCGTTCCCGGAGTCCCGTGGGCCGCAGCGGCCCAGCGCCGCCTGGCTCGCGCGCGGTGTCGTGGCCGGCCGGTTCGCCGTCCTGGCGCCGGAGCCGCTCTACCTGCGCCGTCCCGACGCCGAGATCCCGCGGGCGCCCAAGGCGGTCCTCGCCGACGAGCCGTCGCCGCGGTGA
- the rimI gene encoding ribosomal protein S18-alanine N-acetyltransferase gives MNIGPAGVDDIAEIAALEAEAFPLDPWSPNLLREAVGGLVPTMALLVARSSADGGAANFAGYAVVSVVDVDAELQRIAVPEERRRSGVAGALLAATHAVAGERGATRLLLEVREDNIIARTFYERHGFAELGRRPRYYRDGTTALVLSTPVTMDP, from the coding sequence GTGAACATCGGCCCGGCCGGCGTCGACGACATCGCGGAGATCGCCGCGCTGGAGGCGGAGGCCTTCCCCCTCGACCCGTGGTCGCCGAACCTGCTGCGCGAGGCCGTCGGCGGTCTGGTGCCGACCATGGCGCTGCTCGTCGCCCGCTCGTCCGCGGACGGCGGCGCTGCGAATTTCGCGGGCTACGCGGTGGTGAGCGTCGTCGACGTCGACGCGGAGCTCCAGCGGATCGCCGTCCCGGAGGAGCGGCGGCGCTCCGGCGTGGCGGGCGCCCTCCTCGCCGCCACCCACGCGGTGGCCGGCGAGCGCGGCGCGACCCGGCTGCTGCTGGAGGTCCGCGAGGACAACATCATCGCCCGCACCTTCTACGAGCGGCACGGCTTCGCCGAGCTCGGACGCCGCCCCCGCTACTACCGCGACGGGACCACCGCACTGGTGCTCAGCACACCCGTCACAATGGACCCATGA
- the tsaD gene encoding tRNA (adenosine(37)-N6)-threonylcarbamoyltransferase complex transferase subunit TsaD, producing MTRDEPLVLGIETSCDETGVGIVRGHTLLADAVASSVEQHARFGGVVPEVASRAHLEAMVPTIQRACDTAGITLRDVDAIAVTHGPGLAGALLVGVASAKALALSLGKPIYGVNHLAAHVAVDQLEHGPLPEPSLALLVSGGHSSLLRVTDITGYDGGVDPLGATIDDAAGEAFDKVARLLGLPFPGGPHIDKAAREGNQVAIDFPRGLTSRRDLERHRFDFSFSGLKTAVARWVEARERSGEPVPVADVAASFQEAVCDVLVRKALDAASAEGIEDLMIGGGVAANSRLRVLAEERASKLGIRVRVPRPGLCTDNGAMVAALGATMVERGRTPSPLDLPADSSLPVTEVLAG from the coding sequence ATGACCCGCGACGAACCCCTGGTCCTCGGCATCGAGACCTCGTGCGACGAGACCGGCGTCGGGATCGTCCGCGGTCACACGCTCCTCGCCGACGCGGTCGCCAGCAGCGTCGAGCAGCACGCACGCTTCGGCGGCGTCGTCCCCGAGGTCGCCAGCCGGGCGCACCTGGAGGCGATGGTCCCCACCATCCAGCGCGCGTGCGACACCGCCGGCATCACGCTGCGCGACGTCGACGCGATCGCGGTCACCCACGGTCCCGGCCTCGCCGGTGCGCTGCTCGTCGGCGTCGCCTCGGCCAAGGCGCTCGCACTCTCGCTCGGCAAGCCGATCTACGGCGTCAACCACCTCGCCGCCCACGTCGCCGTCGACCAGCTCGAGCACGGACCGCTGCCCGAGCCGTCGCTCGCCCTGCTCGTCTCGGGTGGCCACTCCAGTCTGCTCCGCGTCACCGACATCACCGGGTACGACGGCGGCGTCGACCCGCTCGGCGCCACCATCGACGACGCGGCCGGTGAGGCCTTCGACAAGGTCGCCCGCCTGCTCGGCCTGCCCTTCCCGGGCGGCCCCCACATCGACAAGGCGGCCCGCGAGGGCAACCAGGTCGCGATCGACTTCCCGCGCGGGCTGACCAGCCGGCGCGACCTGGAGCGGCACCGCTTCGACTTCTCGTTCTCCGGGCTCAAGACCGCGGTCGCCCGCTGGGTCGAGGCCCGCGAGCGCTCCGGCGAACCGGTCCCGGTGGCCGACGTGGCGGCGTCCTTCCAGGAGGCGGTCTGCGACGTCCTGGTCCGCAAGGCGCTCGACGCCGCGAGCGCCGAAGGCATCGAGGACCTCATGATCGGTGGCGGAGTCGCAGCCAACTCCCGGCTGCGGGTGCTCGCCGAGGAGCGCGCGAGCAAGCTCGGCATCCGGGTCCGGGTGCCACGCCCCGGCCTGTGCACCGACAACGGCGCGATGGTCGCCGCGCTCGGCGCCACCATGGTCGAGCGCGGTCGGACGCCGTCCCCGCTGGACCTCCCGGCCGATTCGAGCCTCCCGGTGACCGAGGTCCTGGCAGGCTGA